One genomic region from Microcystis panniformis FACHB-1757 encodes:
- the ndhC gene encoding photosynthetic/respiratory NAD(P)H-quinone oxidoreductase subunit C, producing MFVLKGYEYFLGFLLACSLVPILSLTASKVLRPSGGGPERRTTYESGMEPIGGAWIQFNIRYYMFALVFVVFDVETVFLYPWAVAFNQLGLLAFVEALIFIAILVVALVYAWRKGALEWS from the coding sequence GTGTTTGTCCTCAAAGGTTACGAGTATTTTCTAGGATTTCTGCTCGCTTGCAGTTTAGTACCAATCCTATCCCTAACTGCCTCCAAAGTCCTGCGGCCTAGTGGTGGCGGTCCAGAAAGACGTACCACCTATGAATCGGGGATGGAACCGATCGGCGGTGCTTGGATTCAGTTTAACATTCGTTATTATATGTTTGCCCTCGTTTTCGTGGTTTTTGACGTGGAAACCGTCTTTCTCTACCCTTGGGCAGTAGCTTTCAATCAATTGGGCCTATTAGCTTTTGTAGAAGCATTGATCTTTATTGCTATCCTTGTGGTTGCTCTCGTCTATGCTTGGCGGAAAGGAGCCTTAGAATGGTCATAA